A region from the Algoriphagus machipongonensis genome encodes:
- a CDS encoding lmo0937 family membrane protein — MSSLLYFIAVILLIGWLIGVFAYSATGLIHVLLVLAVIAVLFRLISGRGI, encoded by the coding sequence ATGAGTTCTCTATTATATTTTATCGCAGTGATTCTACTAATCGGATGGTTGATTGGAGTATTTGCTTATAGTGCTACAGGTCTTATTCACGTACTACTAGTATTGGCTGTAATTGCCGTTCTATTCCGTTTAATTAGTGGACGAGGGATATAG